A single window of Camelus ferus isolate YT-003-E chromosome 7, BCGSAC_Cfer_1.0, whole genome shotgun sequence DNA harbors:
- the TAS2R16 gene encoding LOW QUALITY PROTEIN: taste receptor type 2 member 16 (The sequence of the model RefSeq protein was modified relative to this genomic sequence to represent the inferred CDS: inserted 2 bases in 1 codon) produces the protein MIPIQLTVFCIIVYMLESLIIIVQSSLTAVVLGREWAQVKRLSPVDKILTVLGICRFCQQWSSMLFNFCSYLHPNYVFWYLAIVWEFTNXLSFWLTSLLAVFYCIKVSSFSHPIFLCLKRRIVKLVPRLLLGCLLISCLSIIFSATRHRITIQLKSMRHFARNSTVIERLETFQRDFSIYQQVAVLVIPFLLFLVSVVLLMTLLSQHLRQMKHGHTGHSSSSLKAHVTALRSLAIFLIIFTSYFLPILISIIGTLLDKRSWFWAWEAVIYAVVSIHSILLMLTSPKLKKALPVRC, from the exons ATGATACCCATCCAACTCACTGTCTTCTGCATAATCGTCTACATGCTTGAGTCCTTGATAATAATTGTGCAGAGCAGCTTAACTGCTGTGGTGCTGGGCAGAGAGTGGGCGCAGGTTAAAAGGCTGTCACCTGTGGACAAGATTCTCACTGTTCTGGGCATCTGCCGCTTCTGTCAACAGTGGTCATCGATGCTGTTCAATTTCTGCTCCTACCTCCACCCTAACTATGTATTTTGGTACTTGGCAATCGTCTGGGAATTTACTAA ACTTTCGTTCTGGTTAACCTCCTTGCTTGCTGTCTTCTACTGTATCAAAGTCTCTTCCTTCAGCCATCCCatcttcctctgtctgaagcgGAGAATTGTGAAGTTGGTTCCTCGGCTGCTGCTGGGTTGCCTGCTGATTTCTTGTCTGTCAATCATCTTTTCAGCTACGAGGCATCGCATCACGATTCAGTTAAAGTCTATGAGGCACTTTGCTAGAAACAGCACTGTGATTGAAAGACTTGAGACATTTCAGCGGGATTTTTCCATATATCAGCAAGTGGCAGTGTTGGTTATTCCTTTCCTCCTGTTCCTGGTCTCCGTTGTCTTGCTCATGACCTTATTGTCCCAACATCTGAGGCAGATGAAACATGGTCACACTGGGCACTCCAGCTCCAGCCTGAAAGCTCACGTTACTGCCCTGAGGTCTCTGGCCATCTTCCTCATCATCTTCACATCTTATTTTCTGCCCATACTCATCTCCATCATAGGTACCCTCCTGGATAAGAGGTCCTGGTTCTGGGCCTGGGAAGCTGTCATCTATGCTGTAGTCTCTATTCATTCCATTTTACTGATGCTGACCAGCCCTAAATTGAAAAAGGCCTTACCAGTAAGATGCTAG